Proteins from one Oscillatoria nigro-viridis PCC 7112 genomic window:
- a CDS encoding PAS domain-containing sensor histidine kinase, which produces MTTDSFNLSLLERAIAASSNSILIADARQPDTPIIYCNPAFEKLTGYSAEEVIGRNCRFLQGPDTDRAELDKLRSSLRSGTEIQVVLKNYRKDKTPFWNELMVSPILDNEGKLTHFIGVQNDISKRVAAETAREESEERLRVIARTTPVPLLITRLEDSLILYANPALGESLGLSCEQLIGGKKIDFYANINDRCQLLELVKQNGFSDSKEICLKKANGSFFWVKMSMRSINFNGEAAILSAFYDITDRVEAETALRQSEARFQKLAANVPGMIYQFQLAADGTMSFPYVSSGCRELWELEPDVLQNSAIPAIEIIHPDDAPSFQESVAISAKTLEPWRWEGRFVFPGDRIKWVSGASRPEMGEKDNIIWDGLLIDISDRKLAESALRQSEARFQKMAANVPGMIYQYLLHPDGSNEFIYVSSGCWELYELDPEKVQQNSDLIWATVHPEDLKNLLESIAISGATLKPWIYEGRIVTGSGKVKWIRGIARPELQPGGDILWEGVTIDISDRKLAEIALGESKIALQQANQELEKRVLERTEALESSQKMLWLVINNIPQLIAWKDRDLVYLGGNKNFAKVAGFNHPSEIAGLTDFDMPWKPEETEFFRACDRRIMATNTPEYHIIESKMPADGTQCCLDTNKIPLHDNSGNVVGILSTFEDITDRLSLAAKVRASEELFRTIFEDAPIAIYLANLDDNKLVRVNKTYCEMLGYTAAELLAKTFIELGHPEDNPKNLQVAESLDRGEITSYQIEIRQIAATGKIVWVNVTATLIRDGEGKPIYKLGMIENITNRKISEAALQASQSQLKKQAAQLQEAYEKLQNAQIQLVQSEKMSSLGQMVAGIAHEINNPATFINGNISHTYNYFHDLIELLSLYQECYPSPGPQIAEKVKELELDFLKEDLPKMLNSMRVGVERISKIVLSLRNFSRLDESEMKLVDVHEGIDSTLLILQHRLHQASIKSGIEIIKEYGKISKIYCCAGQLNQVFLNIISNAIDALENQPEPRTIVIRTLMKKAGLKSHSKTQLSDCDRIVICIADSGPGMSEEVRKRLFDPFFTTKPVGAGTGLGLSISHQIVVEKHKGSLRCISAPGQGAEFWIEIPC; this is translated from the coding sequence ATGACAACAGACTCTTTCAACCTGTCTCTCCTAGAGCGGGCGATCGCAGCGTCGAGCAACAGCATCCTCATCGCCGATGCTCGCCAGCCTGACACACCTATTATCTACTGCAATCCTGCTTTTGAGAAACTGACCGGTTACAGTGCCGAAGAAGTTATTGGACGCAACTGCCGATTTTTGCAGGGCCCCGATACCGATCGGGCCGAATTAGACAAACTTCGCAGCAGTTTACGATCGGGAACGGAAATTCAGGTAGTTCTCAAAAATTATCGCAAAGACAAAACTCCTTTTTGGAACGAATTAATGGTTTCCCCCATCCTAGACAATGAGGGGAAATTAACTCATTTTATCGGAGTTCAGAACGATATTAGCAAAAGAGTAGCAGCCGAAACAGCCAGGGAAGAAAGCGAAGAAAGATTGCGCGTAATTGCCCGCACTACTCCCGTTCCCCTGTTAATTACGCGCCTAGAAGATAGCCTGATCTTGTATGCAAATCCTGCTCTCGGTGAAAGTTTAGGGTTGAGTTGCGAACAACTTATTGGGGGTAAAAAGATTGATTTTTATGCCAACATCAACGATCGATGTCAATTGCTAGAATTAGTCAAACAAAACGGCTTTAGCGACAGCAAAGAAATCTGCCTCAAGAAAGCAAATGGCAGTTTTTTTTGGGTAAAAATGTCGATGCGCTCGATTAATTTTAACGGCGAAGCAGCAATTTTATCGGCATTTTACGATATTACCGATCGCGTAGAAGCAGAAACAGCACTACGGCAAAGCGAAGCGAGGTTTCAAAAACTAGCCGCCAACGTTCCGGGAATGATTTATCAATTTCAGTTAGCAGCAGACGGCACTATGTCATTCCCCTACGTCAGTTCCGGCTGCCGCGAACTCTGGGAATTAGAACCAGATGTACTCCAAAATTCAGCTATTCCCGCGATCGAAATTATTCATCCAGACGATGCGCCAAGCTTCCAGGAATCAGTTGCTATCTCAGCTAAAACTTTAGAGCCTTGGCGGTGGGAAGGCAGATTTGTTTTTCCGGGCGATCGGATTAAGTGGGTTAGCGGGGCTTCCCGGCCAGAAATGGGCGAAAAAGATAACATTATTTGGGACGGCTTGTTGATTGACATTAGCGATCGCAAACTTGCAGAATCAGCACTCCGGCAAAGCGAAGCCAGATTCCAAAAAATGGCCGCCAACGTGCCGGGAATGATTTATCAATACTTGCTGCATCCCGACGGTTCAAATGAATTCATTTATGTGAGTTCCGGCTGTTGGGAACTCTACGAATTAGATCCAGAAAAAGTTCAACAAAACTCCGATTTAATTTGGGCAACGGTGCATCCAGAAGACCTAAAAAATCTGTTAGAATCAATCGCAATTTCCGGCGCAACTCTCAAACCTTGGATATATGAAGGGCGGATCGTAACCGGATCGGGAAAAGTGAAATGGATTCGCGGCATTGCCCGCCCCGAACTGCAACCGGGCGGCGATATACTGTGGGAGGGGGTGACAATCGACATCAGCGATCGCAAGCTAGCAGAAATCGCCCTGGGCGAGTCAAAAATCGCCCTGCAACAAGCCAATCAAGAACTTGAAAAGCGCGTCCTAGAACGCACGGAAGCCTTGGAAAGCTCCCAAAAAATGCTGTGGTTGGTAATCAACAACATCCCTCAGTTAATCGCCTGGAAAGATCGAGATTTAGTTTACTTGGGAGGTAACAAAAACTTTGCCAAAGTCGCAGGTTTCAATCACCCCAGTGAAATCGCCGGTCTCACCGACTTCGATATGCCCTGGAAGCCGGAAGAAACAGAATTTTTTCGAGCCTGCGACCGCCGCATTATGGCAACTAACACCCCAGAATATCACATCATAGAATCCAAAATGCCAGCCGACGGCACCCAGTGCTGCCTGGATACAAATAAAATACCTTTACACGACAATTCCGGCAATGTTGTCGGCATTTTGTCTACGTTTGAAGACATCACCGATCGGCTTTCCCTAGCAGCTAAAGTCCGGGCAAGCGAGGAACTATTTCGCACTATTTTTGAAGATGCACCCATCGCTATCTACTTAGCTAATTTAGATGATAACAAGTTAGTGCGAGTCAATAAAACTTACTGCGAAATGCTGGGATATACCGCAGCAGAATTGCTCGCCAAAACATTTATTGAACTTGGGCATCCCGAAGATAATCCCAAAAATCTCCAAGTTGCTGAATCTCTCGATCGGGGAGAAATTACGAGCTATCAAATCGAAATCCGCCAGATTGCCGCTACAGGTAAAATTGTTTGGGTAAACGTGACAGCTACTTTGATTCGAGACGGCGAAGGAAAACCTATTTACAAATTAGGGATGATTGAAAATATTACCAACCGTAAAATTTCTGAAGCAGCACTCCAAGCTTCCCAATCTCAATTGAAAAAACAAGCAGCCCAATTGCAAGAAGCCTACGAAAAACTACAAAACGCTCAAATCCAATTAGTTCAATCCGAAAAAATGTCTAGCCTCGGTCAGATGGTGGCTGGCATAGCCCACGAAATTAACAATCCCGCAACTTTTATTAACGGCAATATTTCTCATACTTACAACTATTTTCACGATTTAATTGAACTGTTAAGTCTCTACCAGGAATGCTATCCGTCCCCAGGGCCTCAGATTGCTGAAAAAGTTAAGGAGTTAGAGTTAGATTTTCTGAAGGAAGACTTGCCAAAAATGCTAAATTCCATGAGAGTAGGAGTAGAAAGAATCAGTAAAATTGTGTTGTCGCTGCGGAACTTTTCGCGACTGGATGAATCTGAAATGAAGTTGGTAGACGTTCATGAAGGCATTGACAGTACACTGTTAATTTTGCAGCACAGATTGCATCAGGCAAGTATAAAAAGCGGGATTGAAATCATTAAAGAATACGGAAAGATCTCCAAAATTTACTGTTGTGCGGGTCAGTTGAACCAGGTCTTTCTAAATATTATCAGCAATGCGATCGACGCTCTAGAAAACCAACCGGAACCTCGGACGATCGTGATTCGTACCCTCATGAAAAAAGCTGGGTTGAAAAGCCACAGTAAAACCCAGCTCAGTGATTGCGATCGCATTGTAATTTGCATCGCCGACAGCGGCCCGGGAATGAGCGAAGAGGTTCGCAAGCGGCTGTTTGACCCGTTCTTCACCACCAAGCCCGTAGGGGCTGGAACTGGCTTAGGATTATCCATCAGCCATCAGATTGTGGTAGAAAAACATAAGGGAAGCCTGCGGTGCATCTCAGCGCCCGGACAGGGAGCGGAATTCTGGATTGAAATCCCCTGCTGA